One genomic segment of Mangifera indica cultivar Alphonso chromosome 6, CATAS_Mindica_2.1, whole genome shotgun sequence includes these proteins:
- the LOC123218248 gene encoding tRNA pseudouridine synthase B-like, whose amino-acid sequence MAEKGTSRDLLHLERKDSISSAMEAALLVCNKKASKKPNPNEKPLFNALPQSQVLGQVKDFLGVISEANRRLQLDAKDNAQDYDIEVLTGNESEVIEMDLMLGVADLHTPGAVSAAESAIAGNQPIISLAASSSGTNSEDSSEDDDDNDNSDEDDEGDESSDSDDDNANKDKNICFPLNIKRFKKMKDERVASGYKKSQKRPKIVELP is encoded by the exons ATGGCAGAAAAAGGAACAAGTAGAGATCTTTTGCACTTAGAGCGCAAGGATTCCATCTCTTCAGCCatgg AAGCTGCCCTTCTCGTTTGCAACAAGAAAGCGTCAAAGAAACCAAACCCAAATGAAAAACCCTTATTTAATGCACTTCCTCAAAGCCAGG TTTTAGGACAAGTGAAGGATTTCTTGGGAGTGATATCGGAAGCTAATAGAAGGCTCCAGCTTGATGCAAAG GACAATGCTCAAGATTATGATATTGAAGTGCTCACTGGAAATgaatcagaagttattgaaatg GATTTAATGCTAGGCGTAGCTGATCTTCATACACCTGGGGCTGTAAGTGCTGCTGAATCAGCAATTGCTGGTAATCAGCCAATAATTTCTTTAGCTGCCAGCAGTAGTGGAACAAACTCTGAAGATAGcagtgaagatgatgatgacaatGACAAcagtgatgaagatgatgaaggtGATGAAAGTAGTGACAGTGACGATGACAATGCCAATAAAGACAAGAACATATGTTTTCCATTGAACATCAAAAgattcaagaaaatgaaagatgaaaGGGTAGCTTCTGGATATAAGAAATCACAAAAGAGGCCAAAGATTGTTGAGCTCCCATGA
- the LOC123218277 gene encoding patellin-4-like: MAVEEVKVEEKETTTQMGGSNDNGGVEVEVGDESEKEAPKIIEKSASYKEESNFLSDLKEFERKALNELKEKLEEAILGNQIFKKKVKKIENVQEKEKEKEVVVEEKKKEKEETKQENKEEERKPEAEEEKKVEEKKPDAEEEKKVEEKKPDAEEKKKVAEEKPEAQEEEKVEEEKPESEKDEKVEVKCVDEVDKNISLWGVPLLPSKGAEGIDVVLLKFLRARDFKVNDAFEMLKKSLQWRKENNIDSILEEDVRADLEPAVYMNGVDREGHPVCYNIYGVFDNEEVYQKALGTEEKRNEFVRWRLRMMEKGIQKLDLKPSGVSSLLQINDLKNSPGPAKKEFRSAMKQAVGILQDNYPEFVAKNLFINVPFWYYAVNAVLSPFLTQRTKSKFVVARPAKVTETLLKYISAEELPVQYGGFKSEKDFEFANEESTISEITVKAGSTGSIELPVEELGTTITWDLTVIGWEVNYKEEFVPADEGSYTIIVQKGKKIGGTQEAPIRNSFRNNEPGKVVLIVENASSKKKRVLYRYKTKKSFCT; encoded by the exons ATGGCTGTTGAAGAGGTTAAGGTTGAAGAGAAGGAGACGACCACCCAGATGGGTGGTTCTAATGATAATGGAGGAGTCGAGGTTGAGGTGGGAGATGAATCTGAGAAAGAAGCTCCTAAAATCATAGAAAAGTCTGCTTCTTATAAGGAGGAGAGTAATTTTTTGTCTGATCTCAAGGAATTTGAGAGGAAGGCGTTGAATGAGCTCAAGGAGAAGCTTGAAGAAGCCATTCTAGGCAATCAGATCTTCAAGAAGAAGgtgaaaaagattgaaaatgtccaagaaaaggaaaaagaaaaagaggtggttgttgaagaaaaaaagaaagaaaaagaggaaaccaaacaagaaaataaagaagaagagagaaaaccTGAAGCTGAAGAGGAGAAGAAGGTTGAAGAGAAAAAACCTGACGCTGAAGAGGAGAAGAAGGTTGAAGAGAAAAAACCTGACgctgaagagaagaagaaggttGCAGAGGAAAAACCTGAAGCTCAAGAGGAGGAGAAGGTTGAAGAGGAAAAACCTGAATCTGAAAAGGATGAGAAGGTCGAAGTGAAATGTGTCGATGAAGTTGACAAAAACATATCTCTTTGGGGAGTTCCTCTCTTGCCAAGCAAAGGCGCAGAGGGGATTGATGTTGTTTTGTTGAAGTTCTTGAGGGCGAGAGACTTCAAGGTGAATGATGCATTCGAGATGCTGAAGAAATCGCTTCAATGGAGGAAGGAAAACAACATTGATTCCATTTTAGAGGAGGATGTTAGGGCTGATCTGGAACCCGCTGTATACATGAATGGTGTGGATCGCGAAGGCCACCCAGTTTGCTATAACATATACGGGGTGTTCGATAATGAGGAGGTTTATCAGAAGGCTCTGGGGACCGAGGAGAAGCGCAACGAGTTTGTGAGATGGAGGTTGAGGATGATGGAGAAGGGTATTCAGAAGCTTGATCTAAAGCCAAGTGGAGTTTCTTCCTTGCTTCAAAtcaatgatttgaaaaactcGCCTGGACCGGCAAAGAAGGAATTCAGGAGCGCGATGAAGCAGGCGGTTGGCATTTTGCAAGACAATTATCCTGAATTCGTCGCAAAAAAT TTGTTTATTAATGTGCCCTTCTGGTACTATGCTGTCAATGCGGTCTTGTCTCCATTTTTGACTCAAAGAACCAAGAGCAAGTTTGTTGTTGCTCGCCCTGCAAAGGTCACTGAAACCCTCTTGAA GTACATTTCAGCCGAAGAGCTGCCTGTTCAGTATGGTGGATTCAAAAGcgaaaaagattttgaattcGCAAATGAAGAGTCTACCATCTCTGAGATTACTGTCAAAGCAGGATCAACTGGATCCATTGAGCTTCCAGTTGAAGAG CTTGGAACTACGATAACTTGGGACTTGACTGTGATCGGATGGGAAGTGAACTACAAGGAGGAATTTGTGCCAGCTGATGAGGGCTCCTACACCATTATTGTTCAGAAAGGGAAGAAGATAGGTGGCACACAGGAAGCTCCAATTCGGAACAGTTTCAGGAACAATGAACCTGGGAAAGTTGTGCTCATAGTTGAGAATGCTTCAAGTAAGAAGAAGAGGGTTCTGTATCGATACAAGACCAAGAAGAGCTTCTGCACTTGA